From the genome of Chroicocephalus ridibundus chromosome 1, bChrRid1.1, whole genome shotgun sequence, one region includes:
- the DPT gene encoding dermatopontin — MDLILLCAFLPLVTVAWGQYGDYYYGPYNYGDNDEWVNVYRQGFNFQCPHGQVIVAVRSVFSKKEGSDRLWNYACMPAAQSLGEPTECWWEEINRAGTEWYQTCSNNGLVAGFQSQYFPSVLDREWQFYCCRYSRRCPYSCWLTTEYPGHYGEDMDMMMYTYDYYIRGATTTFSAVDRDRQWKFIVCRMTEYDCPFQNV; from the exons ATGGACCTCATTCTTCTCTGTGCATTCCTGCCTCTGGTGACCGTGGCATGGGGCCAGTACGGTGACTATTACTATGGCCCCTATAACTACGGAGATAATGATGAATGGGTTAACGTGTACCGCCAGGGTTTCAACTTCCAGTGCCCACATGGGCAGGTGATTGTGGCCGTCAGGAGTGTTTTCAGCAAGAAGGAAGGTTCGGACAGACTGTGGAACTACGCCTGCATGCCAGCGGCCCAGAGCCTCGGTGAGCCGACAGAGTGCTGGTGGGAAGAGATCAACAGGGCGGGAACTGAATG GTATCAAACCTGCTCAAACAATGGGCTGGTGGCTGGTTTCCAGAGTCAGTATTTTCCATCTGTGCTTGACCGCGAATGGCAATTTTACTGCTGCCGCTATAGCCGGAGATGCCCGTATTCATGCTG GTTAACAACAGAATATCCGGGACACTATGGAGAAGACATGGACATGATGATGTACACTTATGACTATTACATCCGTGGGGCAACCACAACTTTCTCTGCTGTGGACAG GGATCGTCAGTGGAAATTCATTGTCTGCAGGATGACAGAATATGACTGCCCgtttcaaaatgtttaa